In a genomic window of Azotosporobacter soli:
- a CDS encoding APC family permease translates to MESNDNVAESKLRSLGYEPAFKRVLGVSSLVWFGLSYLSPIEVFTQFGLMSGMTHGMMTLAYLVATLAILFTVASYSKMVSVYPVAGSAYTYVQRSVNPHLGFITGWVMLLDYILLPMVCILFLGLFMNNYCPLVPIWAWIILSVLIVGVINVLGIEPTVRVNTGTVIAQAAFSLLFLFVVAKLVMEGGGAGTFYSWPAIYNAPEFNTDDFLMSVGVLTIAFLGFDAVTTLAEETHQPEKTVGRALLFVCLIAGSFFLLISYFCQIAWPSAWKEIVDPNTGFLEVSLHLQADYMQSLYFWIGNLASLTCVVSAQATIARILFGMGRDGALPKRFFAYVSPRYKTPVYNIALVSTISLSAVFFSDSVMNAVSLISFGALLGFIMVNIAVISHFYLRGKRRSPVDTIQYLLFPLTGAGLCLYFLLSLAYQAKVLGFAWLGLGILYTALSTDFFRKLPPDLTLE, encoded by the coding sequence ATGGAATCGAACGACAATGTCGCGGAAAGCAAACTGCGCAGTCTGGGCTATGAACCGGCGTTCAAACGGGTTCTCGGCGTAAGCAGCCTTGTTTGGTTTGGCCTTTCGTATTTAAGCCCCATTGAGGTGTTTACGCAATTCGGTCTTATGTCCGGCATGACGCATGGCATGATGACGCTGGCATATTTGGTGGCCACGCTGGCGATTTTGTTCACTGTCGCCAGTTATTCGAAAATGGTATCCGTTTATCCGGTCGCCGGTTCGGCCTACACCTACGTGCAACGTTCCGTCAACCCGCACCTGGGCTTTATTACCGGCTGGGTGATGTTGCTCGACTACATCCTGCTGCCTATGGTCTGCATCCTGTTTTTAGGTTTGTTCATGAATAATTACTGTCCGCTTGTGCCGATATGGGCGTGGATTATTCTCAGCGTTCTTATCGTTGGCGTGATCAATGTTTTGGGCATAGAGCCGACGGTAAGAGTCAATACGGGGACGGTAATCGCCCAGGCGGCTTTCTCGCTGCTTTTTCTCTTCGTAGTTGCCAAGCTCGTCATGGAGGGGGGCGGAGCGGGAACGTTCTACTCCTGGCCGGCTATCTATAACGCGCCGGAATTCAACACGGATGATTTTTTAATGTCAGTGGGCGTTTTGACCATTGCTTTTCTCGGCTTTGATGCGGTGACCACGCTGGCGGAAGAGACGCATCAGCCCGAAAAAACAGTCGGAAGAGCGTTGCTGTTTGTTTGCCTGATTGCCGGAAGCTTCTTTCTCCTGATCTCTTATTTTTGCCAAATCGCCTGGCCGTCAGCCTGGAAAGAGATTGTCGATCCCAACACGGGATTCCTGGAAGTGTCGCTGCACCTGCAGGCGGATTACATGCAGTCCTTGTATTTCTGGATCGGCAACCTGGCCAGCCTGACCTGCGTCGTCTCAGCGCAGGCTACGATAGCGCGCATTCTTTTCGGCATGGGGCGGGACGGCGCCTTGCCGAAACGGTTCTTTGCCTACGTCAGTCCCCGTTATAAGACGCCGGTTTATAATATCGCGCTCGTATCGACCATATCACTGAGTGCGGTCTTTTTTTCCGACAGCGTCATGAACGCGGTGTCGCTCATCAGTTTTGGCGCTTTACTAGGCTTCATAATGGTCAATATCGCCGTGATTTCTCATTTTTATCTGCGCGGGAAACGGCGATCGCCGGTCGACACCATCCAATACCTGCTTTTTCCGCTGACTGGCGCGGGACTTTGTTTGTATTTTCTTTTAAGCCTTGCCTATCAGGCAAAAGTGCTGGGCTTTGCGTGGCTCGGATTGGGCATTCTCTACACGGCGCTCAGCACCGATTTCTTTAGAAAATTGCCGCCGGATCTTACGTTGGAATAG
- a CDS encoding AraC family transcriptional regulator encodes MYTEKIPFEDNDPLRIQLYKIDEYPLHCHEDAIEIIFVLKGTVKVKVSFEYFTLSEGDYVVVNKEDSHKIWRHDKRDNMVAVFQISLLQYRSAFPHIDYVLFACESFDLAKYKGHTTKLRQCLLSLIDNTIKGGEEEATKEITDGIMDTLVREYSLERYYNRQSDISDEKLAIYYKIVQYIYENYTAKTILEDIARESFYSKSYISHLFKEVGAASFQEILGYIRVYKAERLLLESDYPLAAISERCGFSDIKYLNQTFKKWFQIKPSAYRRNYQNQIGKEVKVKPVSHDKAKQKLEALVNLADDDDEYKVCMTPITLKNIGSKTDLLHCLNQNKSLNESEAAATGKQAGTSYAVIRIGADEHAEDTKEQLKNFLEDFCNKASGEIEYWFIK; translated from the coding sequence ATGTATACAGAGAAAATTCCTTTTGAGGATAACGATCCGCTGCGCATCCAACTTTATAAGATCGACGAATATCCGTTGCATTGCCATGAAGACGCGATCGAAATCATCTTCGTGCTTAAAGGCACGGTGAAAGTGAAGGTGAGTTTTGAATACTTCACGTTGAGCGAAGGCGATTATGTGGTCGTGAACAAAGAAGACTCGCATAAGATATGGCGGCACGACAAGCGGGACAATATGGTCGCCGTTTTCCAGATCAGCCTGCTACAATACCGCAGCGCTTTTCCGCACATTGATTACGTTCTCTTTGCCTGTGAATCCTTTGATCTTGCAAAATACAAAGGGCATACGACAAAACTGCGCCAATGTTTGCTCAGCCTGATCGATAATACGATCAAAGGCGGTGAAGAAGAGGCGACAAAGGAGATCACAGACGGAATCATGGATACGCTGGTCAGAGAATATTCCCTGGAGCGCTATTACAACCGGCAGAGCGACATCAGTGACGAGAAACTGGCGATCTATTACAAGATCGTTCAATATATCTATGAGAACTATACAGCCAAAACGATCCTCGAAGACATCGCGCGCGAATCGTTTTATTCAAAGTCGTATATCTCGCACCTGTTCAAAGAGGTTGGCGCCGCCAGTTTTCAGGAGATTCTGGGTTATATCCGCGTCTATAAAGCGGAGCGACTGCTGCTGGAAAGCGATTACCCGCTTGCTGCAATATCCGAACGCTGCGGTTTTTCCGATATAAAATACTTAAATCAGACCTTTAAAAAATGGTTCCAGATCAAGCCCTCCGCGTATCGCCGGAACTATCAAAACCAAATCGGAAAAGAAGTGAAAGTAAAGCCCGTGTCTCACGATAAGGCCAAGCAGAAGCTCGAAGCGTTAGTCAACCTGGCTGATGACGATGACGAATATAAAGTGTGCATGACGCCGATCACGCTGAAAAACATCGGCTCCAAAACCGATCTGCTGCACTGCCTGAACCAGAATAAAAGTTTGAACGAAAGCGAAGCGGCGGCAACCGGAAAACAAGCGGGGACGAGCTATGCCGTCATCCGAATCGGCGCAGACGAGCATGCGGAAGATACAAAAGAACAATTGAAAAATTTCTTAGAGGACTTTTGCAACAAGGCAAGCGGTGAAATCGAATATTGGTTTATCAAATGA
- a CDS encoding autotransporter outer membrane beta-barrel domain-containing protein, with translation MRKKARLNRKKVLLIRMIGCLAGLGLTPAAPSDLLPVAHAAVIEIDNSTMDVYWNYIDGANVNSGGTLNLLGRASLGGITNVNSGGTLNSTHSDIMGTTNVNSGGVLNVNDSGYITGITNVNGGTLNVNALAGVNGITNVNSGTVNVNAYGYLYGTTNVNSGGKLNINAGGYLNNLHWITNVNNGGVLTVNASACVDGTTNVNSGGAIQLKAGAALSGNTQLEQGLIQLSDASAAYSITNLAANNGAVSLFNNRNVGNNLSIGTLQGTTTFIINTDLAHGRSDRIAITNAVNAQNKLKVNYDPSFLTGRSITGSAVFATVASGSATFQALPTDYGAYRYTPTLSQSGTTWSITGFTLPSAGSEGASQTVYSGLHTATSNLMLWRAVNNNLTRRMGELRTSPGNAGEWLRIYRGAQETPGSQLKQTYTAMQGGYDTRHEGKNGVWFTGYALGYLQGSNTLERGSGSSSSLTLGAYASWLGNNGQYLDLIAKQGRLRNNFDSYLNNASATQVNGNYSNWGSSLSAEYGLRKKLASGWYLEPQAEINLGRTSSASYTTSDGTSAYNRAANSVVGRLGLAIGRMVEKSSFYVKASLAREFSASSSVSMTSGGLPGVTLGQNLKDTWLEMDLGWTISHGNGLNSYLELSRTSGGITNMPWQVNAGIRKSF, from the coding sequence ATGAGGAAGAAAGCAAGGCTTAACCGAAAAAAAGTGCTGTTGATCCGTATGATCGGCTGTCTGGCCGGACTGGGACTGACCCCGGCGGCGCCAAGCGATCTGCTGCCCGTCGCGCACGCGGCGGTGATCGAGATCGACAACAGTACGATGGATGTTTACTGGAACTATATAGATGGTGCAAATGTTAACAGCGGCGGCACTCTGAATCTCCTTGGCAGAGCTAGCCTGGGTGGGATTACGAATGTAAACAGCGGCGGCACGCTGAACAGCACGCATAGTGATATAATGGGCACTACGAACGTCAACAGCGGTGGCGTGCTGAATGTCAACGACAGTGGCTATATAACGGGGATTACGAACGTCAACGGCGGCACGTTAAACGTCAACGCACTCGCTGGTGTGAATGGGATTACGAATGTCAACAGCGGCACAGTAAACGTCAACGCCTACGGTTATTTGTATGGTACTACGAACGTCAACAGCGGCGGCAAACTGAACATCAACGCCGGCGGCTATCTGAACAATTTGCATTGGATTACGAACGTCAACAACGGCGGTGTGCTGACCGTCAACGCCAGCGCTTGCGTGGATGGAACTACGAACGTCAACAGCGGCGGTGCGATACAATTGAAGGCCGGAGCGGCTTTGTCAGGAAATACGCAACTGGAGCAGGGCTTGATCCAGCTAAGCGATGCCTCGGCTGCCTATAGCATCACGAACCTGGCGGCCAACAACGGCGCAGTCAGTCTCTTTAACAACCGGAATGTCGGCAATAACCTTAGCATCGGGACGCTGCAAGGCACGACGACGTTTATCATCAATACCGACCTGGCGCACGGCCGATCCGACCGGATCGCGATCACGAACGCGGTGAATGCGCAAAATAAACTGAAGGTCAACTATGATCCGTCTTTTCTGACGGGCAGGAGCATAACCGGTTCGGCCGTATTTGCAACCGTAGCCTCCGGCAGCGCGACATTTCAGGCGTTGCCAACCGATTACGGCGCCTACCGTTATACGCCGACGCTCAGTCAAAGCGGGACGACCTGGAGCATAACCGGTTTTACGCTGCCAAGCGCAGGCAGCGAAGGCGCGAGCCAGACCGTATACAGCGGGTTGCATACCGCGACCAGCAATCTGATGCTCTGGCGGGCCGTAAACAACAACCTGACGCGGCGGATGGGCGAACTGCGCACATCGCCGGGCAATGCCGGCGAGTGGCTTCGGATCTATCGCGGCGCGCAGGAAACGCCAGGCAGTCAGCTGAAACAAACCTACACCGCGATGCAGGGCGGCTATGACACGCGGCACGAAGGGAAGAACGGCGTCTGGTTTACCGGCTATGCGCTCGGCTATCTGCAAGGCAGCAACACGCTGGAACGCGGCAGCGGCAGCAGCAGCAGCCTGACGCTTGGCGCATACGCGAGCTGGCTGGGCAACAACGGGCAGTACCTCGATCTGATCGCCAAACAAGGCCGCCTGCGCAACAATTTTGACTCCTATCTGAACAATGCGTCGGCGACGCAAGTCAATGGCAACTACAGCAATTGGGGCAGCAGTCTCTCGGCGGAATACGGTTTGCGCAAAAAATTGGCCAGCGGCTGGTATCTCGAACCGCAGGCGGAAATCAATCTGGGCCGGACAAGTTCGGCCAGCTATACGACCAGCGACGGAACGAGCGCTTATAATCGGGCGGCCAACTCGGTCGTCGGTCGTTTGGGCTTGGCGATCGGCCGGATGGTGGAGAAAAGCAGCTTTTACGTCAAAGCGTCGTTGGCCAGAGAATTCAGCGCCTCCTCTTCCGTTTCCATGACAAGCGGCGGTCTGCCCGGCGTTACGCTGGGACAAAATCTGAAAGACACCTGGCTGGAAATGGATCTCGGCTGGACGATTTCGCACGGCAACGGCTTGAATAGTTATCTCGAACTCAGCCGAACCAGCGGCGGCATCACCAATATGCCTTGGCAGGTGAACGCCGGGATCCGTAAAAGTTTTTAA